In Sphingobacterium sp. SYP-B4668, the sequence AAATAAAAGCTTTGATGCCTGATTGTTGCATAGGCGTAGATGTTATTGTTGGATTCCCTGGAGAGACCCGCGAAGACTTTTTGGATACCTATCAATTCCTCAACGAAATGGATATATCCTATCTGCATGTATTTACGTATTCCGAACGTGAAAATACCATTGCCTCACAAATGGAAGGTGTAGTACCAGGAGCGCAGCGTAGCGATAGAAGCAAAATGTTACATATTCTTTCAGAAAAAAAACGTCGAGCATTTTATGAGAAACAATTAGACAAGATTGGGCAAGTATTATTTGAAGGCGATGAGAAAGAAGGATACATGCATGGTTTTTCTAAAAACTATGTCAAAGTGCGCACTCCATATGACCCATTGTTGGTCAATGAAGTCATTCCCGTCAAATTTACATCTATAACGGATAGCTGTGAGGTCGAAGTAGAGGAGCTCCCTGAGGTGCTGGTTCATTAATGGTATCGGTAATCATCTTCTTTATTCCGAATATTCATCCAGACTACGATTATCAGAATCAAGACGACTCCTATCCACTGGAGAGAGGTTACAGGTTCCAGAAGTACAAAATAAGACATGCCGACCGCGACAGGAAGCTCTGCCGCACTTAAGATGCTGCTCAATGAAACTCCTATCTTGGGAATCCCGTATGCAAACAGTAGGGGAGGAAGTACAGTTCCGAATATAGAAAGTATGAGACCAAAGTGCCAGAGCCCATTTCCCAGTTCGCCGGAGAATAGGTTGAACGGTCGGAATAACGCAAAGATTAAAATGCAGGATCCAGTAACCATTAATGCACTTTTTTGAATGGGTGGGTAGTCGTTGCCCACACGTCCGTTGACGATTAAAAATACAGCATAGCCCGTAGCTGCCAATATCCCATAACCTACTCCCATTAAGTCAAAGGATTCAATTCCCTTATCTACTAAACCGGTAGCTAGGAGTGTACATATGAGAATGACTACAATGCCGATTGATTGCTTTTTACTAGGGACGACACGGAAGACAATGTATTCAATCAGTGCTCCTATCCAAATATATTGCATGAGTAAGACAATAGCCAATGATGCTGGGACTAGCGATACGCATTTATAGTATAAGATACTGACCAGTCCCGTAGAAAATCCGCTTATTACAATAGTCCACATCTTACTTCTTTTTGGGTAGCTATCTAATCTCTTTTTATTAAATAGTTGCATGCCAAGATAGATGATCCACAAGATTACCATTCCAAATAGTACTTGCATCCCGATAACTTCTGAAAGTGTGAAATTTTGGGAATATGCTTGTTTCACAAATGTGGATAGTATACCAAAACTACCTGCACCAATAAATACGGCTAATACCCCCTTTAATTTTTCCATATGCTAATGTTCGTGGCAAACCTAAATAATTTCCTTTACAATATGATTGCCTTAGTCTGTAAAATGGATTTATTAACATCTTCTTTTTCATTAGAGGTCTTATGTCAGAGGAAAAGTACGAATAGAGCAAGTTTCCCGTTAATATGTTGGTGCCATTTGACGTTTTAAGTACATTTGCATATGACCAACTTTTACATGAGGATGCGTTACATTTATTTTTGTTTAACATTTTTAGTATTGTTGACAGCGTGTAGTACACGTAAAAAGGTTTTGATAGGACCTAATAGTCGACCTATAGGTAGTAATGAGATTCTTTCGGATGCTAGTTCCGCTAGAAATTTAGATTTAACGGGCAGCAACATGGAGAATTATGCGAAGCTGTTGGGTGTGAATGTGCGAGAGTTAGACAATAGGTATCTTTATGGTTTTATCAATCAATGGATTGGTAGTCCGCATCGCCTTGGTGGACAGAATAAGAATGGGATAGATTGTTCGGCTTTTGTGGGAATACTCTACAAAGATGTCTATAGTAAGATTATTCCACGTACATCTCGTGATATTGAGACTGTCGTAAAAAGCAAGAAGGAGGGGCAACTTAAGGAGGGAGATCTTGTTTTTTTCTCTTTTGGAGGTAAGGCAATCGATCATGTAGGCGTGTACCTACATAATCACAAATTTGTCCATGTGTCTACTCGTAAGGGCGTGATTATTTCAGACCTGACCGATTCGTGGTATGCCAAATACTTCACAGGAGCAGGTGCTTTGAAAATCTAAACCACTAAAAAAGACGGAAAACTTTTTAGCCTAACATAATTGCGTACTTTTGTCTAAAATTTAAGATTTAGAGATGAATGTAAATAGTAGAAAGATTTTCATTGGGCTTTGTATTGTTGTGCCTTTCTTATTGTACTGTGTGTTTTATTATTCAAATATGGTGAAGAATGCACCATATCGGTTTGCTGATTTCGAATCGATTGTCATTAAGTACGGTGAACCACATCATATGGTCAATGAGTACAATACCAAAACGCATCACTATCAATATCTCGATAAAAATGACGTATTAATTAGTGATACCCTAAAATTGCGTAAAGATGATTTACTTTATCTGCACCGCAAGGCTATGGAGCTCGGATTTTGGAATCTAGATAACGATATGACAACCCCGCGACCGGATTCGACAGTGGGACGAGAGATTCCAAGGTTTTATGTCGAATACAACTATAAAGATAAATCTAAGAAAGTAACTCTCGATGCAGATTATGCGGGAAATCCCAAAATGAAGGATGCCGCAAAGACCGTGGTGGACGAGATTTTAAAAATGTTGGCCGAGGCCCAAGCGAGGTAAGTATGAAATTGCCGAGAGCAGTACCTTTTTGATTCGATAATTGTCTAAGTGACTAGTGGTAGGGCTAGTTGTTTAACAAGCAATATATGAATTTGTGAAAAGACATCTGGTTAAGATGTCTTTTTTTTTGAGAAGCTCCTCCCTATGTAATCTGGTATATATACGATGCATTTGTACACGTATTAACCAGATGAAAATAATGATGATTTAATTGATGCTTAATGATACCTTAATATCCTGATCCTATATTTGTGTCAGAGTAATTTTTGTTTATATCCAATGTTAGGGTTAAAAATGTTAGCGATCTGTTGTGAAACACATGCGTAACATAGTTTGTTTTAAGATGGAAAAAGGTAGTCGCCAGACTACCTTTTTTTGTAAATAAGTGTATCCAATTCTATTGAGTTCTCCCGGTCGTTAGTCGATTACAAGTCTGTCGTTAACCTTCAGCTTGATTATATACAACTCTGGATAAGCTAACACAACATCTATTAATGATTTGCGCTCTCAAGGGCTTTTGGGTCGTGCTCATGCTTGAACAATACTGCAAACAGTATGGCCACTATAAGCGTGTATGCAGAGAATGCAAGCCAGATGTGGTGCCAGTTTTTTAAGAAGATAGGTTTCTCAAAATTTCCATTGCTCAATACTGTCGTACCTTTTTCCTTTATAAAGTCCAGAAAATGACCATCTGTTACCTGTGTCTGTAGAAAACTTGCGAGGTGATTGACGTCGGCAAATGACATCGTAAAATAGTGGTCGATGACCCAGCCCGAAATAAGGCTGCCCAGTACTGCTCCAAACCCGTTGGTCATCATCATGAAGAGTCCTTGAGCAGAAGAGCGTATCTTGGAGTTCGTAGAAGTTTCTACAAAAAGAGATCCAGATATATTAAAAAAGTCAAATGCCATTCCATATACGATACAGGATAGGACGATCATCCACAGTCCATCAGCCGGATTGCCATATGCAAATAGTCCGAAGCGTAATACCCATGCTACCATCGAAATCAGCATAACTTTTTTAATGCCAAATCTTTTTAGGAAAAAGGGAATGGCCAAGATGAACAATGTTTCCGAAATCTGAGAAATCGACATGATGATTGTCGAATATTTTACAACCAATAAGTCTGTATATTTAGGAAAGAACTTGAATTCGTCGATATAAACATCACCATAGGCATTTGTCAGCTGCAATGCCCCACCTAAAAACATGGAAAAGACGAAGAACAATGCCATCTTGTAGTTTCCGAATAGCTTGAACGCTTCCAAACCAAATGTTTGAATCCACGAACTTTTTTCCTTAATTAGATTCTGAGGCGTATTTTTTGGAAGTGTTAGTGCATAGAGGCCTAAAGCAATAGCTGCTGCTCCCGCTATATAAAATTGATTAGCAGTAGCCTTATTACCGGAAAGATTGACAATCCACATCGCCGCTATAAAACCTACAGTGCCCCATACTCGAATCGGTGGGAAACTCCTAACCAAATCATAGTTGTTTTTAATCAGAGCTGTATAAGCAATGGAATTGGATAGCGCCAATGTGGGCATGTAGCAGCACATCGCTGCAAGCATGATATAGAAAAAAGATCCCGGATCAGTGACTTGAGGTAAGTAAAACAGAATCAATCCATATAAAATGTGGAGGGCACAATATAAACGTTCCGCATTTATCCATCGGTCGGCGATTATTCCAATAAGGGTTGGCATAAATAGCGACGCAATACCCATTGTGGCGAAAATAGCGCCAAATTGTGTGCCGTCCCATTGTTTTGTGCCAAACCAAAAGTTTGCAATTGTGATTAACCAAGCTCCCCATACAAAGAATTGTATGAAGTTCATGATAGTCAATCGGAGTTTAATGGACATGTAGTAAGGATTTCGTTAATTCTAAATCTAGCGAGTAGATTTTCGGCGCGAGATTTCGTCTCGAATGGCGGCTGCGGCCTCATATTGTTCTTCAGAGATTGCTTTGTCTAAAGCTGTCTCCAATTGTTCGTCACTCAATGAGCTGTAAACTGATTTGGTCTGAGGTGGGGGAGGAGATTTGTGTTGTTCCTTGGAAAGCTGAGCAGTTTCTACATTTTCTATGTTTTCTAGAAAGGCAAAGTCATTGCTTTCGATTACAATTCCCGCCGCAGCCATGATAAACTCGTAGGTGTATATAGGAGCATCAAAACGCACAGCCAAAGCGATAGCGTCAGAGGTACGAGCATCAATTTCCGTTGTCGCATTGCCATCACTACAAATAAGCTTTGCAAAGAAGATGCCATCGATAAGGTTGTATATAATTACTTCTTGTAGTGTAATTTCGTATGCATCTGCAAATGATTTAAATAAATCATGGGTAAGTGGGCGACTCGGTGTCATCTTTTCGATTTCGACGGCAATGGCTTGCGCCTCAAAGCCACCAATGATGATGGGTAATCTTCTATTCCCGCCAACTTCGCCAAGTACTAACGCATATGCCCCCGATTGGGTCTGGCTATACGAAAGCCCTACAATATCTAAATTGATTTTCTTCATTTTCCCTCTTACGATGTACAAACTTAGACAAATTTGCTTTTATATGCAATTTAATAGCGTGATATATAAGCAATTTGTCACCCTATACATTGTCATTCGCGACATCGTTTTTTCACTACCAAAACATGTAAATTGATGGCCAAAAAAAAGTGGCTACTGCAATTATCTAGAGTAACCACTTTTTCGAATAGTAAGGAGTTGTTTTTTTAATTTCCTTTGTATGATTTTAATGCTGCTGTCAGTTTAGGTACCACCTCAAAAGCGTCACCCACGATACCGTAGTCAGCAACTTTGAAGAAAGGGGCTTCAGGATCTTTGTTGATAACGACTATGGTTTTGGAAGAGCTTACACCTGCTAGATGCTGGATAGCTCCCGAAATACCGATGGCAATATATAGATTAGGACTGACCACAATTCCGGTCTGTCCAACATGTTCGGAATGAGGCCTCCAACCAGCGTCTGAAACAGGTTTTGAGCAAGCTGTCGCTGCACCAAGCACTTCGGCTAGCTCTTCAATCATTGCCCAATTCTCTGGTCCCTTAAGGCCGCGACCAGCTGAGACCACAATCTCGGCCTCAGGCAATGATACCTTATCAGTAGCCCTTACGATTTCCTTCACAATAGTGCTTAAATCTTTTGCATTAACTTGCGGAGCAAAAGCTTCAATGCTCGCGGTACCTCCTAACGTCTTTGCTTCAAATGCATTTGGATTTAGAGAGACTACTTTGATAGGAGATGTCAATGAGATTGTTGCAAATGCTTTGTTGGAAAATGCGGTCTTCTTAACAGACAGCGAATCTCCATTTATTTGAGGCAATTCGATTGCTCCGTCAGCAAGTCCCGCCTGTAGTTTAGCTGCGACACGTGGAGCCAATCCCTTGCCGCTGAAAGAGTTTGAAAGTACCACAAGTTTAGCCCCCTCATGCCTCGCCGCCTCAGCAATTATAAAGGCATAGGCTTGGTTGACAAAGTTTTTGAGATCATTGCTTTGGACGCTTAAGACTTTCTCTGCACCATATCGCCCTAGTTTTTCCAATTCTGAGGCTTCCACATTCCCAATAGATATTGCAGTAACTGTGTCCCCAGTTTGAGTAGCTACGGCTTTAGCATAGGAAACGACTTCGAAAGCCGATTTTTTAAACTGTCCTTCGATATTTTCGATATAAACGAGTATAGACATAATCTTCAATTTTTTCAATAAATGAATTAAATGACTTTTGCTTCATCATGCAAAAGACCCACTAACTTCTCCACTTCTGCGGCACCTACTATTTTGACAGCTCCACGAGGGGCAGGTGATTCATAGTTGCTTACGGAAGAGAGTTGAGACACTTCGATAGGCGCAATCACAGCTAGAGGCTTAGTACGCGCACTCATAATACCACGCATATTTGGGATTTTAGGTTCGGCTACACCTTCGGCCACACCCACCACTATTGGAAGCGTGGTACTCAAGACTTCTTTGCCTCCTTCAATCTCGCGCTCAACTGTCGCATTATTGCCTTCAATATCCAGCTTCTTTGCAATGGAGATAGACGGGATGTCTAATAGTTCGCCAAGGAT encodes:
- a CDS encoding electron transfer flavoprotein subunit alpha/FixB family protein; translated protein: MSILVYIENIEGQFKKSAFEVVSYAKAVATQTGDTVTAISIGNVEASELEKLGRYGAEKVLSVQSNDLKNFVNQAYAFIIAEAARHEGAKLVVLSNSFSGKGLAPRVAAKLQAGLADGAIELPQINGDSLSVKKTAFSNKAFATISLTSPIKVVSLNPNAFEAKTLGGTASIEAFAPQVNAKDLSTIVKEIVRATDKVSLPEAEIVVSAGRGLKGPENWAMIEELAEVLGAATACSKPVSDAGWRPHSEHVGQTGIVVSPNLYIAIGISGAIQHLAGVSSSKTIVVINKDPEAPFFKVADYGIVGDAFEVVPKLTAALKSYKGN
- a CDS encoding nucleoside permease, which gives rise to MSIKLRLTIMNFIQFFVWGAWLITIANFWFGTKQWDGTQFGAIFATMGIASLFMPTLIGIIADRWINAERLYCALHILYGLILFYLPQVTDPGSFFYIMLAAMCCYMPTLALSNSIAYTALIKNNYDLVRSFPPIRVWGTVGFIAAMWIVNLSGNKATANQFYIAGAAAIALGLYALTLPKNTPQNLIKEKSSWIQTFGLEAFKLFGNYKMALFFVFSMFLGGALQLTNAYGDVYIDEFKFFPKYTDLLVVKYSTIIMSISQISETLFILAIPFFLKRFGIKKVMLISMVAWVLRFGLFAYGNPADGLWMIVLSCIVYGMAFDFFNISGSLFVETSTNSKIRSSAQGLFMMMTNGFGAVLGSLISGWVIDHYFTMSFADVNHLASFLQTQVTDGHFLDFIKEKGTTVLSNGNFEKPIFLKNWHHIWLAFSAYTLIVAILFAVLFKHEHDPKALESANH
- a CDS encoding EamA family transporter, which codes for MEKLKGVLAVFIGAGSFGILSTFVKQAYSQNFTLSEVIGMQVLFGMVILWIIYLGMQLFNKKRLDSYPKRSKMWTIVISGFSTGLVSILYYKCVSLVPASLAIVLLMQYIWIGALIEYIVFRVVPSKKQSIGIVVILICTLLATGLVDKGIESFDLMGVGYGILAATGYAVFLIVNGRVGNDYPPIQKSALMVTGSCILIFALFRPFNLFSGELGNGLWHFGLILSIFGTVLPPLLFAYGIPKIGVSLSSILSAAELPVAVGMSYFVLLEPVTSLQWIGVVLILIIVVWMNIRNKEDDYRYH
- a CDS encoding bifunctional nuclease family protein, with the translated sequence MKKINLDIVGLSYSQTQSGAYALVLGEVGGNRRLPIIIGGFEAQAIAVEIEKMTPSRPLTHDLFKSFADAYEITLQEVIIYNLIDGIFFAKLICSDGNATTEIDARTSDAIALAVRFDAPIYTYEFIMAAAGIVIESNDFAFLENIENVETAQLSKEQHKSPPPPQTKSVYSSLSDEQLETALDKAISEEQYEAAAAIRDEISRRKSTR
- a CDS encoding C40 family peptidase — its product is MENYAKLLGVNVRELDNRYLYGFINQWIGSPHRLGGQNKNGIDCSAFVGILYKDVYSKIIPRTSRDIETVVKSKKEGQLKEGDLVFFSFGGKAIDHVGVYLHNHKFVHVSTRKGVIISDLTDSWYAKYFTGAGALKI